From Humisphaera borealis, the proteins below share one genomic window:
- a CDS encoding bifunctional serine/threonine-protein kinase/formylglycine-generating enzyme family protein codes for MPTPLKVLSDEELEAPIDLTVAPTVDPVTIPEGAEHPPLPQVLGFRVRQLISVGGQGAVYDAYHEESQQDVALKVFHGGRFMTASARRRLEREVRALSAVTHRCVLKVVDRGQTDDGSFYLATERIDGQSLELEAIRLRSASDYRGIIRLFVEIADGLGAIHGAGLVHRDLKPENILVDTGGKPHLIDFGLARFFQPEGRHRSLATVTSTGQILGTLAWASPEQADGDSATLGPRSDIYAFGVLLYHSLSGEFPYEVSGTISEVIAQIRRSPPRSMNSRPVSVAGIDATSVSRIVTIALAKSPADRYESIGALQLDLQRVLAGEVVTRSPPPRWKRAWKWLYLLPLACLTIPVFVLLPTGDRAGVVAPLTMPTHETKLGIRLIRLNPAQFQMGSPTTEVGHQQDERRHSESIAKPYWIATTEVTRAQYRRLMEPGAKEDTDSLPMTNITFEDATEFCRRLSAAEGRVFRLPDEREWEYGCRAGAPGPFAGTGQLESMGWHAANSDRKLQPVGTKSPNHWGLFDMHGNARELCRDAYEAGYSQAMTRPERYPRACRGGSVLSEPHDCRSAARGAALESLTAPDVGFRVVMEADPDDR; via the coding sequence ATGCCGACCCCGCTCAAAGTGCTCAGCGACGAGGAACTGGAAGCACCGATCGATCTGACCGTCGCGCCGACGGTGGATCCGGTCACCATCCCGGAAGGTGCAGAACACCCGCCTCTGCCTCAAGTGCTTGGCTTCCGGGTCCGCCAACTCATCAGTGTCGGAGGGCAGGGGGCCGTCTACGACGCTTATCACGAGGAGAGTCAACAAGACGTCGCGCTTAAGGTCTTCCACGGCGGGCGCTTCATGACCGCATCCGCGCGGCGTCGACTGGAGCGGGAAGTTCGAGCACTCAGCGCGGTAACGCACCGCTGTGTCTTAAAGGTGGTCGATCGCGGTCAGACCGACGACGGGTCGTTCTATCTCGCAACCGAACGAATCGACGGTCAATCGTTGGAACTGGAGGCGATTCGTCTCCGATCGGCGTCCGACTATCGGGGCATCATTCGGCTTTTCGTCGAGATCGCCGACGGCCTCGGTGCGATCCACGGAGCGGGCCTCGTACATCGCGACCTTAAACCCGAGAACATCCTCGTCGATACCGGCGGCAAGCCCCACTTGATTGACTTCGGGCTGGCACGCTTCTTTCAGCCCGAGGGACGACACCGAAGTCTTGCCACTGTCACGTCGACCGGCCAGATTCTTGGCACGCTCGCCTGGGCCAGTCCTGAGCAGGCCGACGGCGATTCGGCGACACTCGGTCCTCGAAGCGACATCTACGCGTTTGGGGTTCTACTCTACCACTCGCTGTCCGGTGAGTTTCCGTATGAGGTTTCGGGCACGATCTCGGAGGTGATTGCACAGATTCGCCGGTCGCCTCCCCGCAGCATGAACAGCCGGCCGGTGTCTGTGGCCGGGATCGATGCCACGTCGGTAAGTCGTATTGTCACCATCGCGTTGGCGAAGAGCCCGGCCGATCGCTACGAGTCGATCGGCGCGCTGCAACTGGACCTTCAGCGGGTGTTGGCCGGCGAAGTGGTCACGCGGTCGCCGCCGCCGCGTTGGAAACGGGCTTGGAAATGGTTGTACCTTCTGCCACTGGCGTGTTTGACGATCCCAGTGTTTGTGCTTCTTCCCACCGGGGATCGTGCCGGCGTCGTCGCGCCGCTGACGATGCCGACCCATGAGACGAAACTCGGCATTCGGCTGATTCGCCTCAATCCGGCTCAGTTTCAGATGGGCAGCCCTACGACGGAAGTAGGGCATCAGCAGGACGAACGGCGTCATAGCGAATCGATCGCAAAGCCCTACTGGATCGCGACGACTGAGGTTACCCGGGCCCAATATCGAAGGCTCATGGAGCCAGGTGCAAAGGAAGACACTGATTCGCTCCCAATGACCAACATCACGTTTGAGGACGCGACCGAGTTCTGTCGCCGGCTTAGCGCGGCGGAGGGACGGGTATTTCGGCTGCCAGACGAGCGGGAGTGGGAGTACGGCTGCCGCGCCGGTGCCCCGGGCCCGTTTGCAGGAACCGGGCAGCTCGAATCGATGGGGTGGCATGCAGCCAACAGTGATCGGAAGCTCCAGCCTGTGGGTACAAAGTCGCCGAACCATTGGGGCCTGTTCGACATGCACGGCAATGCGCGAGAACTGTGCCGGGATGCTTATGAGGCCGGGTATTCGCAGGCGATGACGCGACCAGAACGCTACCCACGGGCTTGCAGAGGCGGCAGCGTATTGAGCGAACCGCACGATTGCCGCTCGGCAGCGCGCGGCGCGGCACTGGAGTCTCTGACCGCCCCTGACGTCGGATTCCGGGTCGTCATGGAAGCGGATCCCGACGATCGATAG